A single genomic interval of Nocardioides palaemonis harbors:
- a CDS encoding AI-2E family transporter has translation MTEQPVPDPAETEDEKVRRRIFAALGRGDEDDRLGERILAQWAQARAERRAEPAFTTGPSNFSRAQVPWGLDLAAAWSWRLIVIVVAALGLLWTMRYFAVITLPLAVALLITALVAPLVAWLRRVGLPRGPATGIVMVLGIGTVALLLTFVGQQVAQGASDLAESVVTGLGQVRDWLRTGPLNVSDSQLDGYIKEIQGAVSDSTQTGGVVTRVTEVGTAVGHVVAGFFIVLFSTYFFLADGDRIWSWMVRIAPRAARERVDASGRVAWISLTQFVRATVLVALADAIGIMIVAAILGVPFVVAIGVLVFLGAFVPMIGATIAGTVAILVALVDQGPFTALLMLGGVILVQQIEGHILQPFLMGRFVSIHPLGVIVAIGCGVLVAGVAGALIAVPLVAAGNAVVQHLASYTEIGEDDPDDALEDDLEQDGVPPDPVPEDDGPLAGPDEPHDTTDSTPTKDGR, from the coding sequence CGACCGGCTCGGCGAGCGGATCCTCGCCCAGTGGGCGCAGGCACGCGCCGAGCGCCGGGCCGAGCCCGCCTTCACCACCGGGCCCTCGAACTTCAGCCGGGCCCAGGTGCCGTGGGGCCTCGACCTCGCGGCCGCCTGGTCGTGGCGCCTGATCGTCATCGTCGTCGCCGCCCTCGGCCTGCTCTGGACGATGCGCTACTTCGCGGTGATCACCCTGCCGCTGGCGGTGGCGCTGCTGATCACCGCGCTGGTCGCGCCGCTGGTCGCCTGGCTGCGCCGCGTCGGCCTGCCCCGCGGTCCCGCCACCGGGATCGTGATGGTCCTCGGCATCGGGACCGTCGCGCTGCTGCTGACCTTCGTCGGCCAGCAGGTGGCGCAGGGCGCGAGCGACCTCGCCGAGTCGGTCGTCACCGGTCTCGGGCAGGTGCGCGACTGGCTGCGCACCGGTCCGCTCAACGTCTCGGACTCCCAGCTCGACGGCTACATCAAGGAGATCCAGGGGGCGGTCTCCGACAGCACCCAGACCGGAGGGGTCGTCACGCGAGTCACCGAGGTCGGCACGGCCGTCGGCCACGTCGTCGCGGGCTTCTTCATCGTGCTGTTCTCCACCTACTTCTTCCTCGCCGACGGCGACCGGATCTGGTCGTGGATGGTGCGGATCGCCCCGCGCGCGGCCCGCGAGCGCGTCGACGCCTCGGGCCGGGTCGCCTGGATCTCGCTGACCCAGTTCGTCCGGGCGACGGTGCTCGTCGCGCTCGCCGACGCGATCGGGATCATGATCGTCGCGGCGATCCTGGGCGTGCCGTTCGTGGTCGCGATCGGCGTGCTGGTCTTCCTCGGCGCCTTCGTGCCGATGATCGGTGCCACCATCGCCGGCACGGTCGCGATCCTCGTCGCGCTCGTCGACCAGGGGCCGTTCACCGCGCTGCTCATGCTCGGTGGCGTGATCCTGGTCCAGCAGATCGAGGGCCACATCCTGCAGCCCTTCCTGATGGGCCGCTTCGTGTCGATCCACCCGCTCGGCGTGATCGTCGCGATCGGCTGCGGCGTGCTGGTCGCGGGTGTGGCGGGCGCGCTCATCGCGGTGCCGTTGGTCGCCGCCGGCAACGCGGTCGTCCAGCACCTCGCGTCCTACACCGAGATCGGCGAGGACGACCCCGACGACGCGCTCGAGGACGACCTCGAGCAGGACGGCGTGCCACCCGACCCGGTGCCCGAGGACGACGGCCCGCTCGCGGGCCCCGACGAGCCCCACGACACCACCGACAGCACCCCCACGAAGGACGGACGATGA
- the ilvA gene encoding threonine ammonia-lyase gives MTEQVTLADVEAAREMLADVTVVTPMEESRWLSALVGGQVSLKCENLQRTGSFKSRGAYVRIARLSEEERAHGVVAASAGNHAQGVALAASTLGIRSTVFMPEGAPIPKEKATRGYGADVVFHGRYLEDSLAAARDFADRTGAVLIHPFDHVDIVAGQGTLGLEVLEQSPDVRTVLVPTGGGGLLAGVAVAIKAVRPDVRVVGVQAEGAAAYPGSLAAGHPVPLASMSTMADGIAVGRPGDITFAAVRDHVDDIITVSEESLSRALLALVERAKQVVEPAGAAAVAAMLDDPTGFETPAVAVLSGGNIDPLLLSKVIRHGLAAAGRYLYLRVCIPDLPGGLASLLAEVGEAGANVLEVAHERISPSLTLNEVEVRIQLETRGEAHAEMLLARLRERGYRLPD, from the coding sequence ATGACCGAGCAGGTGACCCTTGCCGACGTCGAGGCAGCACGCGAGATGCTGGCCGACGTCACGGTCGTCACGCCGATGGAGGAGTCGCGCTGGCTCTCCGCGCTCGTCGGCGGGCAGGTGTCGCTCAAGTGCGAGAACCTCCAGCGGACCGGGTCGTTCAAGTCGCGCGGGGCCTACGTCCGGATCGCCCGGCTCTCCGAGGAGGAGCGCGCCCACGGAGTCGTGGCCGCCTCCGCCGGCAACCACGCGCAGGGCGTCGCGCTCGCGGCGTCGACGCTCGGGATCCGCTCGACGGTCTTCATGCCCGAGGGCGCGCCGATCCCGAAGGAGAAGGCGACCCGCGGCTACGGCGCCGACGTGGTCTTCCACGGCCGCTACCTCGAGGACTCGCTCGCCGCGGCCCGCGACTTCGCCGACCGGACCGGCGCCGTGCTGATCCACCCCTTCGACCACGTCGACATCGTCGCCGGCCAGGGCACCCTCGGCCTCGAGGTGCTCGAGCAGTCGCCCGACGTCCGTACCGTGCTGGTGCCGACCGGCGGCGGCGGGCTGCTGGCGGGCGTCGCGGTCGCGATCAAGGCGGTGCGCCCCGACGTGCGCGTGGTCGGGGTGCAGGCCGAGGGCGCCGCGGCGTACCCGGGCTCGCTCGCCGCCGGCCACCCGGTGCCACTGGCCTCGATGAGCACCATGGCCGACGGGATCGCGGTCGGGCGTCCGGGCGACATCACCTTCGCCGCCGTCCGCGACCACGTCGACGACATCATCACCGTGTCGGAGGAGTCACTCTCGCGGGCGCTGCTCGCGCTGGTCGAACGGGCCAAGCAGGTCGTCGAGCCCGCCGGCGCGGCCGCGGTCGCGGCGATGCTCGACGACCCGACCGGCTTCGAGACGCCGGCCGTCGCGGTGCTGTCGGGCGGCAACATCGACCCGCTGCTGCTGAGCAAGGTGATCCGCCACGGCCTCGCCGCGGCCGGGCGCTACCTCTACCTCCGCGTCTGCATCCCCGACCTGCCCGGCGGCCTCGCGTCGCTGCTCGCCGAGGTCGGCGAGGCGGGCGCGAACGTCCTCGAGGTCGCCCACGAGCGGATCTCCCCGTCGCTGACCCTCAACGAGGTCGAGGTCCGCATCCAGCTCGAGACGCGGGGCGAGGCGCACGCCGAGATGCTGCTCGCGCGCCTGCGCGAGCGGGGCTACCGCCTGCCCGACTGA
- the greA gene encoding transcription elongation factor GreA has product MTDQGTIWLTQEAYDKLQAELDDLKGPKRQEIIEKIAAARDEGDLKENSGYHAAKDQQGQQEARVRQLEDMLRRAEVGETPADDGVVEPGMVVTVDFGGGDHEKFLLGARENLMEGDDLDVYSPESAMGAAINGRTKGDEVTYTAPNGKELSVTIVDAEPYRA; this is encoded by the coding sequence ATGACCGACCAGGGCACCATCTGGCTGACCCAGGAGGCCTACGACAAGCTGCAGGCCGAGCTCGACGACCTCAAGGGTCCCAAGCGCCAGGAGATCATCGAGAAGATCGCCGCGGCACGCGACGAGGGCGACCTCAAGGAGAACAGCGGCTACCACGCCGCCAAGGACCAGCAGGGCCAGCAGGAGGCCCGCGTCCGCCAGCTCGAGGACATGCTCCGTCGCGCCGAGGTCGGCGAGACGCCCGCCGACGACGGCGTCGTCGAGCCCGGCATGGTCGTGACCGTCGACTTCGGCGGCGGCGACCACGAGAAGTTCCTCCTCGGTGCGCGCGAGAACCTCATGGAGGGCGACGACCTCGACGTCTACTCCCCCGAGTCCGCCATGGGCGCCGCCATCAACGGCCGCACCAAGGGCGACGAGGTCACCTACACCGCGCCCAACGGCAAGGAGCTCAGCGTCACGATCGTCGACGCGGAGCCCTACCGCGCCTGA